A single genomic interval of Helianthus annuus cultivar XRQ/B chromosome 6, HanXRQr2.0-SUNRISE, whole genome shotgun sequence harbors:
- the LOC110944674 gene encoding protein FAR1-RELATED SEQUENCE 5-like, with protein MASNTFADGGDDAPNYQLRGVEQVSLNTGTKRYIPDSPSSLTPAEGMLFDTVDDAYNFYKTYAEAGGWTVRKGTQHENRGIVINKYFFCSKEGQKDFRPVDTLVEQPSDRWVRRVPSKRTGCQAAIRIKLTDAKKYLLYHFIEAHNHDFVHEEDLHLLKENRGINRAHEEMINKMSHLNIGHLRAFNIMKEVYGGFDKLGATKVDFKNFKKELNLFIGEFDAEMFVKRLMRKKEFLPNFSCEYETTDEGVLKCIFWADEDMKRNYYMFGDVISFDATYKSNNPVVEDGRRLKCEEDGGGQRLMCGRPVQVGGGDGGDESGGNI; from the exons ATGGCTTCGAACACCTTTGCTGATGGTGGAGATG ATGCACCTAATTACCAATTACGTGGTGTTGAACAAGTCTCTCTAAACACTGGAACGAAGAGATATATTCCGGATTCACCCTCTTCGTTGACGCCAGCAGAGGGAATGTTATTCGACACAGTTGATGACGcgtataacttttataaaacttaCGCAGAAGCGGGAGGTTGGACTGTAAGGAAGGGCACACAGCACGAGAACCGTGGTATTGTTATAAACAAGTACTTTTTCTGTTCAAAGGAGGGTCAAAAAGACTTTCGACCGGTCGATACTTTAGTCGAACAGCCGTCTGATAGGTGGGTACGTAGGGTACCATCCAAAAGGACCGGATGCCAAGCTGCGATCAGAATAAAACTTACCGATGCTAAGAAGTATTTGCTGTATCATTTTATAGAGGCGCACAACCACGATTTTGTGCATGAAGAAGATTTACATCTTCTCAAGGAAAACAGGGGTATTAATCGTGCACACGAAGAGATGATAAACAAGATGTCACATCTCAACATTGGGCATCTTCGTGCATTTAACATTATGAAGGAAGTGTATGGTGGGTTCGACAAACTCGGTGCTACCAAAGTCGattttaaaaatttcaagaaaGAATTAAATCTTTTTATCGGAGAGTTTGATGCGGAAATGTTTGTCAAGCGACTGATGAGGAAAAAGGAGTTTTTACCGAACTTCTCTTGTGAATATGAAACCACAGACGAAGGTGTGTTGAAGTGCATTTTTTGGGCCGACGAGGATATGAAGAGAAATTATTATATGTTTGGGGACGTTATATCATTTGATGCTACCTACAAGAGTAACAA TCCGGTAGTTGAAGACGGCCGGCGGTTGAAGTGTGAAGAGGATGGAGGTGGGCAGCGGCTGATGTGTGGAAGGCCGGTTCAGGTTGGAGGCGGAGATGGAGGTGATGAGTCCGGCGGTAACATCTGA